The following coding sequences lie in one Synergistaceae bacterium genomic window:
- the cdaA gene encoding diadenylate cyclase CdaA, whose translation MPFFELRWQDIPDILIVAFIIYRVLMLLVGTRAMQLLRGVLIIGVIGALANILEFRSLSWIIAKILSAFIIVIPILFQPELRHMLEELGKGHLWRINRDEAGLDVRADQLAKALLYCQSQRIGALCVLQRSTSLKEVWRTAVLLKADITEELLVSIFWPGTPLHDGAVVIDQLSVVAAGCYLPLTEKTDISRWYGTRHRAALGVTEMSDAMALVVSEERGEITVAVSGRLSKPLNESQIRRICTHYFSNEGRESNFMERLREEIQQQWPGSVHHDE comes from the coding sequence TTGCCGTTTTTTGAACTGCGCTGGCAGGACATCCCCGACATACTTATAGTTGCCTTTATTATATACAGGGTCCTTATGCTTCTTGTCGGCACACGCGCGATGCAGCTTCTCCGAGGTGTATTGATAATAGGGGTTATTGGTGCCCTTGCAAATATTCTGGAGTTTCGCAGCCTTTCGTGGATCATAGCCAAAATACTGAGCGCTTTTATAATCGTGATACCGATCCTTTTTCAGCCGGAACTCAGGCATATGCTTGAAGAACTGGGCAAGGGACATCTGTGGAGGATCAACAGGGACGAGGCAGGTCTTGATGTAAGGGCAGATCAGCTGGCAAAGGCACTTCTCTACTGTCAGTCTCAGAGGATAGGAGCGCTCTGTGTGTTACAGCGCAGCACCAGCCTCAAAGAAGTCTGGCGTACTGCCGTGCTTCTGAAAGCCGATATAACCGAAGAGCTTCTGGTCTCTATATTCTGGCCTGGAACGCCTCTGCATGACGGCGCGGTAGTCATTGATCAGCTTAGTGTCGTCGCCGCAGGATGTTACCTGCCACTGACAGAGAAGACAGATATATCAAGATGGTATGGTACCAGGCATAGGGCTGCGCTTGGCGTGACGGAGATGTCTGATGCTATGGCCCTCGTCGTTTCAGAGGAACGGGGCGAGATAACAGTCGCTGTCAGCGGGCGCCTTTCTAAACCACTCAATGAATCTCAGATCCGCAGGATCTGTACGCATTATTTCAGCAATGAAGGCAGAGAATCGAACTTTATGGAGAGGCTGAGAGAAGAAATACAGCAACAATGGCCGGGAAGCGTGCATCATGATGAATAA
- a CDS encoding deoxyribonuclease IV → MAWIGAHISVAGGLCRAFERADAIGCESMQIFTRNQRQWQNSSLSFKEIDDFYRASRSSSVKAVVSHASYLINLAGAPDVRTRSVTALIEEIKRCHQLGIDDTVLHPGFAGGESPEIAIKKISESLMRVLDATSDSRVRILLETMAGQGSAIGGDIAQFSRLLDLVGDHPRISFCVDLCHVFAAGYEIRTEESYSRFISMLSKYVGLENVHCWHLSDSRMNKGSRKDRHAHLGQGEIGLGPFSMLLGDEHFSEIPAILETPKDGWGDEGNLSILRKLRGS, encoded by the coding sequence GTGGCGTGGATCGGAGCTCACATCTCTGTTGCAGGCGGGCTGTGCAGGGCTTTTGAGCGTGCCGATGCAATAGGATGCGAATCAATGCAGATTTTTACGCGTAACCAGAGGCAGTGGCAGAACAGCAGTCTCTCATTTAAGGAGATAGATGATTTTTACCGGGCATCAAGGTCAAGTTCAGTGAAAGCCGTTGTGTCACATGCGTCTTATCTCATAAATCTCGCAGGAGCGCCTGATGTGAGGACACGCAGCGTAACGGCCCTCATAGAGGAAATTAAGCGATGCCACCAGCTTGGTATAGATGATACGGTCCTGCATCCGGGGTTTGCCGGTGGTGAAAGTCCGGAAATCGCCATTAAAAAAATATCGGAATCATTGATGAGGGTCCTTGATGCGACATCAGATTCCCGTGTGCGCATTCTTCTTGAGACGATGGCGGGTCAGGGATCAGCGATCGGAGGGGATATAGCTCAGTTTTCGCGGCTTCTTGACCTGGTCGGCGATCATCCGAGGATCTCCTTCTGCGTTGACCTTTGCCATGTATTTGCCGCAGGCTATGAAATACGCACAGAGGAATCTTACAGCAGGTTTATTTCCATGCTGAGCAAGTATGTAGGATTGGAAAACGTGCATTGCTGGCATTTAAGCGACAGCAGGATGAACAAAGGCAGCCGGAAAGACAGGCATGCCCATCTTGGGCAGGGAGAGATAGGTCTGGGGCCGTTTTCAATGCTTCTTGGGGATGAACATTTCAGTGAAATTCCAGCTATACTGGAGACACCGAAAGACGGTTGGGGGGATGAGGGCAATCTTTCTATCCTGCGCAAACTCAGAGGGTCTTAG
- the pyk gene encoding pyruvate kinase, whose product MNTSERKVKIVCTMGPTCWEYSCMYAMAEAGMNVARLNFSHGDYASHEKTIETVRAVEQERQTPIATLLDTKGPEIRTGFLVGHRNITLTAGDTFVLRTDDRDGDITGVSVDYGPLYKEISEGQHIFIDDGSLHLCAESISPDGIVCRVVVGGELGERKGVNVPGADLSVPTLTEKDVSDICWGIEHGVDYIAVSFVRTKDDIMEVRRVLEREHGSAKIIAKMETRQSVDNIDGILTVADGIMVARGDLGVEIPTEDVPMVQKEIIEKCRSQGKPVIVATQMLDSMIRNPRPTRAEASDVANAVIDGADAVMLSGETANGKYPLESVQTMNKIIMRTERELEVWQRTPKSFSNNSEIADAVSHAAKDISSIVKAAAIISLTSSGGTARMISKYRPVCQIIAVTPSLSTWRALSLVWGVMPVICPFISDLETSVETAISIIQDEGLVEAGQNVVLTTGVPLGEPGSTNMVQVHTVGQVVGKGLSLVRRKVTGIAHKAATAEEALEKMASGGILVIRKSTREYIPAIERAAGVVTEEGGFTSHAGIVTLNLGLPCIVGAAGIFDAVEDGMTLTVDGIRGLVYLERYK is encoded by the coding sequence ATGAACACTTCTGAACGCAAGGTTAAAATTGTCTGCACGATGGGGCCTACTTGTTGGGAATACAGCTGCATGTATGCGATGGCTGAAGCCGGGATGAACGTTGCCAGGCTCAATTTCAGCCACGGCGACTATGCCTCGCATGAAAAAACGATAGAAACTGTAAGGGCAGTTGAACAGGAACGTCAGACTCCGATAGCGACATTGCTGGACACGAAGGGGCCTGAGATCCGTACCGGCTTTCTTGTCGGCCACCGCAATATCACGCTGACGGCAGGGGATACATTTGTGCTGCGTACCGACGACAGGGATGGGGACATTACCGGTGTTTCTGTGGATTATGGACCGCTTTACAAAGAAATATCAGAAGGACAGCATATTTTCATAGACGATGGATCCCTGCACCTCTGCGCTGAGTCCATATCACCTGATGGAATTGTCTGCCGTGTGGTGGTCGGAGGTGAGCTTGGAGAGAGGAAAGGTGTAAACGTACCTGGAGCGGACCTTTCTGTTCCTACGCTCACTGAAAAAGATGTCAGCGATATATGCTGGGGTATAGAGCATGGCGTTGATTACATCGCGGTCTCGTTTGTCCGTACCAAGGACGACATAATGGAAGTTCGCCGCGTACTTGAAAGGGAGCATGGTTCAGCAAAGATAATAGCTAAGATGGAGACAAGGCAGTCCGTTGATAATATTGACGGGATATTGACCGTTGCCGACGGCATAATGGTCGCGAGAGGCGATCTTGGGGTAGAAATACCGACGGAAGACGTCCCTATGGTACAAAAAGAAATCATAGAAAAATGCCGTTCACAGGGTAAGCCGGTTATAGTCGCCACACAGATGCTTGATTCTATGATCCGCAACCCCAGGCCTACGAGAGCCGAGGCCAGTGATGTGGCCAATGCGGTTATAGACGGAGCCGATGCCGTTATGCTCTCAGGGGAGACGGCAAACGGGAAGTATCCGCTTGAATCTGTCCAGACTATGAATAAAATTATCATGCGTACAGAGCGCGAACTCGAAGTCTGGCAGAGGACGCCTAAGTCGTTCAGCAATAACAGCGAAATCGCGGATGCAGTGAGCCATGCAGCCAAAGATATTTCCAGCATAGTCAAAGCGGCGGCGATAATTTCACTTACGAGCAGCGGCGGCACTGCCAGGATGATCAGCAAGTATCGGCCTGTCTGCCAGATAATAGCGGTGACGCCCTCTTTAAGCACATGGAGGGCCCTCTCTCTTGTATGGGGGGTAATGCCGGTGATATGCCCCTTCATCTCTGATCTTGAAACATCTGTTGAGACGGCCATATCGATTATTCAGGATGAGGGCCTTGTAGAGGCCGGCCAAAATGTTGTTCTCACCACAGGAGTCCCCCTCGGAGAACCTGGAAGCACGAATATGGTGCAGGTGCACACAGTAGGCCAGGTAGTAGGAAAAGGACTTTCCCTTGTGAGACGTAAGGTGACAGGTATAGCCCATAAGGCTGCGACTGCGGAAGAGGCGCTTGAAAAGATGGCATCAGGCGGCATTCTTGTCATCAGAAAGTCTACCAGGGAATATATCCCTGCAATTGAAAGAGCTGCCGGAGTAGTTACGGAAGAGGGCGGATTCACGAGCCATGCCGGTATTGTGACCCTTAACCTTGGGCTTCCATGCATAGTCGGGGCCGCAGGTATATTTGATGCCGTAGAAGACGGGATGACGTTGACGGTGGATGGCATCAGGGGGCTTGTTTATCTGGAGCGCTATAAATAG
- the mtrB gene encoding trp RNA-binding attenuation protein MtrB — protein sequence MSHQQEDCSNAGGDYIVVKALENGVTVTGVTRGAENKFLHTEKLDDGEIWIAQFTEHISAMKIRGAASVFTKHGEIKSGKQGGHEYN from the coding sequence ATGTCCCATCAGCAGGAAGATTGCAGCAATGCAGGCGGGGATTATATAGTTGTTAAGGCGCTTGAAAACGGAGTGACAGTGACCGGCGTTACAAGGGGAGCCGAGAACAAATTTCTGCACACTGAAAAACTAGATGATGGCGAAATCTGGATCGCCCAGTTTACCGAGCACATCTCTGCCATGAAGATCCGAGGAGCCGCCTCTGTCTTCACAAAACACGGGGAGATAAAGAGCGGGAAGCAAGGGGGGCATGAATATAACTGA